GTAGCTCACAAAAGGCGTAATTTATTTGGATACATGATGCAAAAGTGCCCTACTCTGGAGCACTTTTCTTCGTGAACAGTTGTTTTCAAAAAAGCATCTCGTTCACATGTGGGCGGGATGCGTTTTCGTAAATGAAAGCAGAAAATAGAAATCATTTTTTTCGGAGGGTCTAACATGAAATTTTTTATTGATACAGCAAACTTTGACGAAATCAAAGAAGCATATAACTGGGGTATTTTATCAGGCGTTACAACAAACCCATCATTAGTAGCAAAAGAAGAAGGCGTGAACTTCCACGATCGCCTACGCGAAATTGCAGAATTAGTAAACGGTTCGGTTTCTGGTGAGGTTATTTCTTTAGATGCAGAAGGGATGATTCGTGAAGGGGAAGAGCTAGCAGCCATTCATCCAAACATCACGGTAAAATTACCAATGACTCCAGCTGGTCTAACAGCTTGCCGTCACTTTGCAAACAAAGGCATCAAAACAAATGTCACATTAATTTTCTCGGCAAACCAAGCGTTAATGGCCGCGCGTGCAGGTGCTACATACGTATCACCATTCATCGGTCGTTTAGACGATATCGGTCAAGACGGATCAGAATTAATTTCTACAATTGCTGAAATGTTTGCCATTCACGGCATTGAAACAGAAATTATCGCTGCTTCAATCCGTCATCCGCAACATATTCAAGCAGCAGCTTTAGCAGGTGCACATATTTCAACAACACCTTATAAAGTATTACAACAATTGTTCAAACATCCATTAACAGACAAGGGAATCGAAGGATTTTTAGCGGATTGGGCAAAGCGTGAAGGGAAATAATAATATTAACCTATATATAGCATTTTGAATTATTTATTGTTTGAAGTGGAAGTGGTGAAGCGACAGAAGCGCAAAGGTATTGCTTCTGCGTCCACTTCAACGGAAAACAATGCTATATAATTTGTCCAATTGTAAAGTAAGGGAGAACTCAAAATGGATGTTTATAAAATTCGAGGCGGTAATCGCCTACAAGGTAAAGTAACAGTTAGTGGGGCAAAAAATAGTGCCGTCGCTTTAATTCCTGCATCGATTTTGGCAGGTTCTTCCGTTACGATTGGCGGAATTCCTGAAATTTCAGATGCATGGACGTTAAAAGCATTATTAGAAGAAATCGGCGGCGAAGTAACATTTGAAAACGGCAAAATGACGATTGATCCATCAAAAATGGTCGCGATGCCTCTGCCAAATGGCAACGTAAAAAAGCTGCGTGCCTCTTATTACATGATGGGTGCGATGCTAGGTCGTTTCAAAAAGGCTGTTATCGGTTTACCAGGCGGCTGTTTTTTAGGCCCACGTCCAATCGATCAGCATATTAAAGGCTTTGAAGCTTTAGGTGCTAAGGTAACAAATGAGCACGGTGCGATTTATTTACGTGCGGATGAATTAATCGGCGCGAAAATTTATTTAGATGTGGCAAGTGTTGGTGCAACAATCAACATTATGCTTGCAGCCGTACGTGCAAAAGGAAAAACAGTAATCGAAAACGCAGCAAAAGAGCCAGAAATTATCGATGTTGCAACATTGTTAACGAATATGGGCGCAAAAATTAAAGGTGCCGGAACAAGCGTCATTCGTATTGAAGGCGTTGATGAGTTAACAGGTACAAAGCATACGATTATTCCAGATCGCATCGAGGCGGCAACCTTTATGGTGATGGCTGCAGCAATCGGTGATGGGGTAGAAATCGATAATGTCATTCCATTACATTTAGAATCGGTTACATCGAAGCTACGTGAAATGGGCGTGAAAATTGAGGAGAACGAAGAGAGCATTTACATTCCAAAGCAAGAAAATTTCCGTGCCGTAGATGTAAAAACGCTCGTGTATCCTGGTATTCCAACAGACGTACAGCAGCCACTGTCGGTATTAATGACACAAGCGGAAGGTACATCGATGGTGACAGATACCATTTATTCTGCTCGCTTTAAGCATATTGATGAGCTTCGTCGTATGAGTGCGAAGGCTCGTGTTGAAGGCAATACCGCAATTATTCAAGGTCCAGTAGCATTAGAAGGTTCAAAAGTAACGGCAACCGATTTGCGTGCAGGCGCCGCGCTTGTACTTGCGGGGTTAATTGCAAAAGGTGAAACAGAAATTCACGATATTTATCACATTGAGCGCGGCTATAGTGAGCTAATTGAAAAGTTATGTGCACTGGGCGCCGACATTCGAAAAGAATCAATCGTGGCAAATACGAATAATAAGGCGTAAAATAACGGATGTAAGTTTTCATATTAATTCATACAGCGAATAGTCTGTAAGTTTCGGCTTAACCGAATAATCAGGAGGCAATAGAAAATGGAACGTAGTTTATCAATGGAAGTAGTTCGTGTAACAGAAGCAGCAGCAATTGCATCAGCAAAATGGATGGGGCGCGGACTTAAAAACGAAGCAGACGACGCAGCAACAACAGCGATGCGCGTTATGTTTGATACAATCCCAATGCATGCAACAGTTGTAATTGGTGAAGGTGAAATGGATGAAGCACCAATGCTATACATCGGTGAAGAATTAGGACTTCGTAACGGCGGACCGGAAGTTGATATTGCAGTCGATCCATTAGAAGGTACAAATATCGTTGCAAAAGGTACAAACGGCGCCATGACAGTTCTTGCAATCGCAGACCGTGGTAACCTATTAAACGCACCGGATATGTACATGGAGAAAATTGCTGTAGGCCCAGAAGCAGCAGGTAAAGTTGATATTAATGCCTCTGTAACATATAACTTATTACAAGTAGCAAAAGCGAAAAACAAAGACATTTCTGACGTAGTAGCAACATTACTTGACCGTCCACGTCACCAAGCGATCGTTGATGAAATTCGCGAAGCAGGTGCACGTATTAAATTTATTCAAGACGGTGATGTTGGTGCAGCGATTAACACAGCATTTGACGAAACTGGTATTGATATTATGTTCGGTATGGGTGGCGCTCCAGAAGGCGTTATTTCAGCTGTTGCTTTAAAATGCTTAGGTGGCGATTTCCAAGCGAAATTAGTACCAGAAGATGAAGAACAGTTAGAACGATGCAAAAAAATGGGTATCGACGTAGACAAAGTACTTATGATGGATGACTTGGTTAAAGGTGATGACGCGATTTTTGCAGCAACAGCTGTAACCGATTCAGAGCTTTTACGTGGTGTTCAGTACAAAGGTTCTTACGCGTTAACACATTCAGTTGTTATGCGCGCGAAATCAGGTACAGTTCGTTTCATCGAAGGCCGTCACAGTATTGCGAAAAAACCAAGATACGGTCAAAAATAACTCCTAACTTTTTGAAGTTAAAACCTCTGTGTAATTGATAAAGAAAATAACTATTTTCATATCATTTACGTTATTATATAATTAGTGCCCGGTAAATTTTTGCCGGGCATCTTCAAATAAAGTAAGTATACCTTCTTCTTATAAACCCTTACGTTCTACAATTCATGAGTTACTACCCGAGAATAGAAAATTTTAAATAAGACTGGAGAAAATATATGACAGCATTAACAATTGCTCAATTAGAAAGCATGACGTTAAAGGAATTATATGCTTTAGCGAAGCAATATAAATTAACTAATGCTAGCAAGTTAAATAAAAAGGAACTGATTTTTGCGATTTTAAAATCACGTTCTGAACAAGAAGGCTTCTTCTTCATGGAAGGCGTTCTTGAAATCATTCCGACAGATGGTTTCGGCTTCTTACGTCCGATTAACTATTCGCCATCAAAGGAAGATATTTATATCTCAGCATCACAAATCCGTCGTTTTGATTTACGTAACGGGGATAAAGTTTCAGGGAAAGTGCGTCCACCAAAAGAAAATGAGCGTTATTACGGCTTGTTACAAGTGGATGCTGTAAATGGTGAAGACCCTGAAGTGGCAAAAGAGCGTGTGCATTTCCCTGCATTAACGCCACTTTACCCAGATCGCCATATGAAATTAGAAACAACGTCATCAGCTATTTCGACACGTATTATGGATTTAGTAGCACCAGTTGGTTTTGGACAGCGTGGTTTAATTGTTGCCCCGCCAAAAGCAGGTAAAACATCGCTATTAAAAGAAATCGCCAATTCAATTACAACGAACTATCCAGAAGCAGAATTAATCGTGCTATTAATCGATGAGCGTCCTGAAGAGGTAACGGACATTGAGCGTTCAGTAAAGGCAGATGTTGTATCATCAACATTTGACCAAGTGCCAGAAAACCATGTAAAAGTGGCAGAAATAGTATTAGAGCGTGCGCGTCGTTTAGTCGAGCATAAACGTGATGTAATTATTTTAATGGATTCAATTACGCGTCTTGCACGTGCCTATAACTTAGTCATTCCACCAAGTGGCCGTACACTTTCAGGTGGTATTGACCCAGCTGCATTCCACCGCCCAAAACGTTTCTTCGGTTCTGCACGTAACATCGAAGACGGCGGTAGTTTAACGATTTTAGCAACAGCACTTGTGGATACAGGTAGTCGTATGGATGAAGTCATTTACGAGGAATTTAAAGGGACAGGTAACTTAGAGCTACACCTAGACCGTAATTTAGCAGAACGTCGTATTTTCCCAGCGATGGATATTCGTCGCTCAGGTACGCGTAAAGAAGAATTACTTATTCCAAAAGAGCAGCTAGAAAAATTATGGGCAATCCGTAAAACATTCAGCGATTCTTCAGACTTTGCCGAGAAGTTCTTACGTAAATTACGTCCAACGAAATCAAACGAAGAGTTCTTCGCGAAACTTGATGCAGATATGAAAAAAGCAACGAACGGTAAAGGGTTACTATAATAGAAGTGCCCTTCAACTATGTTAAGCATTGAGGGGCTTGACGCAAAAGTAAATGCGTTCCCA
The sequence above is a segment of the Solibacillus sp. FSL H8-0523 genome. Coding sequences within it:
- the fsa gene encoding fructose-6-phosphate aldolase produces the protein MKFFIDTANFDEIKEAYNWGILSGVTTNPSLVAKEEGVNFHDRLREIAELVNGSVSGEVISLDAEGMIREGEELAAIHPNITVKLPMTPAGLTACRHFANKGIKTNVTLIFSANQALMAARAGATYVSPFIGRLDDIGQDGSELISTIAEMFAIHGIETEIIAASIRHPQHIQAAALAGAHISTTPYKVLQQLFKHPLTDKGIEGFLADWAKREGK
- a CDS encoding UDP-N-acetylglucosamine 1-carboxyvinyltransferase; protein product: MDVYKIRGGNRLQGKVTVSGAKNSAVALIPASILAGSSVTIGGIPEISDAWTLKALLEEIGGEVTFENGKMTIDPSKMVAMPLPNGNVKKLRASYYMMGAMLGRFKKAVIGLPGGCFLGPRPIDQHIKGFEALGAKVTNEHGAIYLRADELIGAKIYLDVASVGATINIMLAAVRAKGKTVIENAAKEPEIIDVATLLTNMGAKIKGAGTSVIRIEGVDELTGTKHTIIPDRIEAATFMVMAAAIGDGVEIDNVIPLHLESVTSKLREMGVKIEENEESIYIPKQENFRAVDVKTLVYPGIPTDVQQPLSVLMTQAEGTSMVTDTIYSARFKHIDELRRMSAKARVEGNTAIIQGPVALEGSKVTATDLRAGAALVLAGLIAKGETEIHDIYHIERGYSELIEKLCALGADIRKESIVANTNNKA
- the glpX gene encoding class II fructose-bisphosphatase; this translates as MERSLSMEVVRVTEAAAIASAKWMGRGLKNEADDAATTAMRVMFDTIPMHATVVIGEGEMDEAPMLYIGEELGLRNGGPEVDIAVDPLEGTNIVAKGTNGAMTVLAIADRGNLLNAPDMYMEKIAVGPEAAGKVDINASVTYNLLQVAKAKNKDISDVVATLLDRPRHQAIVDEIREAGARIKFIQDGDVGAAINTAFDETGIDIMFGMGGAPEGVISAVALKCLGGDFQAKLVPEDEEQLERCKKMGIDVDKVLMMDDLVKGDDAIFAATAVTDSELLRGVQYKGSYALTHSVVMRAKSGTVRFIEGRHSIAKKPRYGQK
- the rho gene encoding transcription termination factor Rho, whose translation is MTALTIAQLESMTLKELYALAKQYKLTNASKLNKKELIFAILKSRSEQEGFFFMEGVLEIIPTDGFGFLRPINYSPSKEDIYISASQIRRFDLRNGDKVSGKVRPPKENERYYGLLQVDAVNGEDPEVAKERVHFPALTPLYPDRHMKLETTSSAISTRIMDLVAPVGFGQRGLIVAPPKAGKTSLLKEIANSITTNYPEAELIVLLIDERPEEVTDIERSVKADVVSSTFDQVPENHVKVAEIVLERARRLVEHKRDVIILMDSITRLARAYNLVIPPSGRTLSGGIDPAAFHRPKRFFGSARNIEDGGSLTILATALVDTGSRMDEVIYEEFKGTGNLELHLDRNLAERRIFPAMDIRRSGTRKEELLIPKEQLEKLWAIRKTFSDSSDFAEKFLRKLRPTKSNEEFFAKLDADMKKATNGKGLL